The genomic DNA CAAAATCATTGGCAGTAATACTAAATGTAGATTGTTTTAATTTTGCTAATCTCAAAGCCCATAAAAATGCAATTCCTTCATTTACAAATTTGCCATCAAGTGTAAAAACAAAAAGATTTGATAAACCCTTGGTTTTATATATTTCTATGAGGAATTCATCATTCTTTGGAATATTTGAAAGAACTTTTTGTTTCTTCAATATTGGGCGTAATGAATTGAGTTCTGGATTTAAGCAATCATAATTTTCTAGTCCGTTGCATATATCTATTTCTTTTCTCAAACTCTCACAAAGTAGATCAGAAATTGCCATTTGACCTCCAACCCATGCAGGAATTAGAGAACTTTTTTTTGTTGATTTTTTAACGTACAAAATCATATCTCTTATTCTTACAAATTGAAGCATTTTGCCGGCAAAGTAAAATGTATCTCCGGGATTTAATTTTGAAGCAAAATTCTCCTCCAAATTACCTAAGGATTTACCTTTCGTATATTTGACATTCACAAATTTGTCACTTGTAATTGTCCCAATATTGAACTTATGCATTCTTATTAAAGATTTGTCTTTTACAAAATATTTAAAGTTTTCATTATTATTTTGTGATTCTTGTTTAACTATCTTTTTATATTTTGGGTATGCTTTAAGACATTTTCCTCCATATTCTAAAAAGTCAATACACCAATTCCAATCTTGATCCTTTAAGTTTCTATAACTCCAACAACTTTTAATTCTTTCTTTCTCAATTTTCGGATCAAAGCCATTCCCGCATGCCAAACTTATTAGATGTTGAAGCAAAACATCATAAGATAATTCAGGAAGTCTTATTTTTTCATATATTCCCCTTTTTATAATTCTTCTCATTGAACTAATCTCAAATAACTCTAAAGAATTAGTAGGCATAAAAATTATTTTCGATTTTCCACCCGGTCTATGCGCACTTCTTCCTGCTCTTTGAATAAGTCTAGCGATATTTTTTGCACTACCAATTTGAACTATTTGGTCTACAGGTTGGAAGTCAACTCCCAAATCTAAAGAGCTGGTGCAAACTACCCATTTTATTAATCCGTCTTTAACCCCTTCTTCAACTCTTTCCCTATCTTCTTTATCAAGGGAGCCATGATGAAGTGCGATTTTGTCTTTCATCTCTGGGAGAAAAAATTTAAGACATTGATACCATCTTTCAGATTGATTCCTTGTATTGGTGAATAATAAGGTACTTTTATTTTTATCCAATATTTTTAAAAGTGAAGAATGACTTCTAATCCCTAGATGACCACTCCATGGAAATGTCGTTTCCTCCTCTGGTAAAACACTTATAATTTCAATCTCTTTTTGAATATTTGTACTTATAATTTTGGGTTTAATAGCGCTCATACCAACTATTGCTCTTGCCGCTTCTTCGATATTCCCTATAGTTGCAGACATTGCCCAAATTTGTAAATTTTTTATATTGCCTCTTAGCCAACTTAATGATAATTCGCACTGGTTTCCTCTTTTACTACCCATCAATTCATGCCATTCGTCAATAATTATTGAAGACAAATCCTTAAAAAGATTATTTGATTCTTTATTAGAAAGTAAAAGAGATAAAGACTCTGGAGTTGTAATAAGAATATTAGGTGGTTTAGCTAACTGCTTTTTCTTTTCATATGGTGTGGTGTCCCCATTCCTAATCTGAACAGTGATTTCTTTGTTAAAATGCAAAGCTGCTAACTGTATGGAATTTTTT from Prochlorococcus marinus str. GP2 includes the following:
- a CDS encoding ligase-associated DNA damage response DEXH box helicase, whose protein sequence is MKNITQNSKQNYLISKIKQFFSSNGWEPLPYQIESWRAFLNGENGIIQVPTGCGKTYAALMGPLSQIEDPKNQKSVNILVITPLKALSRDLKNSIQLAALHFNKEITVQIRNGDTTPYEKKKQLAKPPNILITTPESLSLLLSNKESNNLFKDLSSIIIDEWHELMGSKRGNQCELSLSWLRGNIKNLQIWAMSATIGNIEEAARAIVGMSAIKPKIISTNIQKEIEIISVLPEEETTFPWSGHLGIRSHSSLLKILDKNKSTLLFTNTRNQSERWYQCLKFFLPEMKDKIALHHGSLDKEDRERVEEGVKDGLIKWVVCTSSLDLGVDFQPVDQIVQIGSAKNIARLIQRAGRSAHRPGGKSKIIFMPTNSLELFEISSMRRIIKRGIYEKIRLPELSYDVLLQHLISLACGNGFDPKIEKERIKSCWSYRNLKDQDWNWCIDFLEYGGKCLKAYPKYKKIVKQESQNNNENFKYFVKDKSLIRMHKFNIGTITSDKFVNVKYTKGKSLGNLEENFASKLNPGDTFYFAGKMLQFVRIRDMILYVKKSTKKSSLIPAWVGGQMAISDLLCESLRKEIDICNGLENYDCLNPELNSLRPILKKQKVLSNIPKNDEFLIEIYKTKGLSNLFVFTLDGKFVNEGIAFLWALRLAKLKQSTFSITANDFGFSLTTSEDYDFSIIKTEADYFLNNKKLEEDLENAINFSELTKRRFKNIAQISGLVNQNNPTKTKTSSQLQISSSLFYDVFTKYEEGHLLIKQSHQEVKEYQLENKRISRSLERLKNLKMLLNEIKTPTPFAFPLLVERLKNTLSNEPIEKRVEKLIKKYSD